The following DNA comes from Paraburkholderia sp. PGU19.
ACCTGCCAAACAGGTAACCCGTATAGGCGCTCCGCGATGAAACGCACGTTGCTCAATCCGCACCAGCTTGGCCAGATCCTGCGCACTGCAAGGCGCGCGAAAGGGCTTTCGCAGGCCCAGGCCGCGTCGCGCGTGGGCTTGAGCCAAAGCCGGCTCTCCGCGATGGAACTCAATCCGGACTCGATCACATCGGAGCAACTTTTCGCGTTGCTGGCCATGTACGGCCTCGAACTGAGCGTGCAGACACGGCCCGCCAGCGCGGCGCCGACCCAGGAGAACTGGTAGCCATGGGCCGTCCGTCTCATGCGCGCGCGCTGTCGGTGTGGACCAATGGTCTGCGGGTTGGCACATGGCGCATTCCATCGCGTGGCGACATGGAGTTTCAGTACGACAGCGACTGGATGGCATCGCCTGCCGGGAGGCCGCTGTCGCTCTCGCTGCCGTTCGGCATCGACGATGCGCCGTTGCGCGGCGAGCGCGTGCGCAACTACTTCGACAATTTGCTGCCCGACAGCGAGCCGATCCGTCGGCGTCTTGCCACCCGCTTCAGGACGGCCACCGCCGACGCCTTCGATCTGCTCGAAGCCATCGGCCGGGATTGCGTGGGCGCGGCGCAACTGCTTGCCGAGGATGCGCAGCCGGAAGGATTCGACCGTATCGAAGGCACGCCGATGTCGGACGACGAGATCGCGGAGATGCTCGCGCGCACGGTTACGTCGGGCGGCCCGGGGGCGGGGCGCGACGACGAATACGACGACTTTCGCATCTCGCTCGCGGGCGCGCAGGAAAAGACCGCGTTTCTATGGCACAAGAAAAAGTGGTTGCGCCCACACGGTGCAACGCCGACGACGCACATCTTCAAGTTGCCGCTCGGACTCGTCGGCAACAAGAGGGCGGACTGGACGACGTCCGTTGAAAACGAGTGGCTATGTCTCGCGCTGTTCAGGGCGTTTGGTTTGCCCGCGCCGAATGCCGACATCCTGAACTTTGGCGACCAGAAGGTGCTGGCCGTCGAGCGCTTCGACCGGCGGCTTCATCCTTCGAAGAAATGGATCTTACGGCTACCGCAGGAGGACTTCTGCCAGGTGCTCGGCAAGCCGTCGCATCAGCGCTATGAAGCGGATGGCGGTCCTGGCATGATCGACATTGCGGGTGTGCTGCGTCAATCGGAGCGACCCGAAGCCGACCTGGAGACCTTCCTCAGCGCGCAGATTCTGTTCTGGATGCTGGCGGCACCGGACGGCCACGCGAAGAACTTCAGCGTGCATCTGATGCCGGGCGGGCGATACGCGCTGACGCCGCTGTACGACATCATGTCGATCTGGCCGGTCGAAGGTGATGGCGGCAACCAATGGTCGTGGCACAAGGCAAAGCTCGCGATGGCTGTGGCCGGAAAGAACCGGCACTATCTGATGAAGGATATCCAGCGCCGTAACTTCAACGCGATGGCGTCGCGCTGCTTCTACGGTCCTGACGCCGAGCCGTTGATAGGCCGACTGATCGATGCAACGCCCACGGCCATAGATGCGGTCGCCGCCGCGCTGCCCGCCGGTTTCCCCGGGCGTGTGGCCGAGCGTATCTTCGACGGGCTGCGGATATCTGCGGAACGGCTCGCCGCGATGTCGCCGGGCGTGTGAACGCGACGCCCTCGCGCTTTTTGATCCGAAGTGGTGCTTGTGCGGCGCGAAGTGTTGTCTGCTTTGGCTTGTGCGGGCATCCGTGAGGCGGTGTTTGCTGCGCAAGCGGTTTGGTTTTTTGCCTTTGCGCTGGCATCCGCGTTTTGTTAGCGTGCTTCACGCGTCGCCCCTGTGCGGGGCGGCACCTACTTTTCTTTGCCGCCGCAAAGAAAAGTAGGCAAAAGAACGCGGCTCACACCGCCAACATTTCTTCTTGCCTGAGGGCCCCCAAAGGGTCTTACGCTTCACACGGCAATCACGTGACCCATGCTTGTTGCCAACGCGCTGAATAGGCGCCTCACCCGCTCCATGCGCTCGCGTCGCCACATGCCGCGCCAGATAATTCACGGCCGCCCAGGTGGCAAACTGTGTGTAGGCCGTAGAGACTCACATGCCTCACTCCGGACCGATAGCGCACGCGTTCCACCATGTAAGAGCGCTAACGCATACGACGCGACAACCTACGCACAGTTTGCCACCTGGGCGGTAGATACCATTCGCTGCCGCT
Coding sequences within:
- a CDS encoding helix-turn-helix transcriptional regulator, with translation MKRTLLNPHQLGQILRTARRAKGLSQAQAASRVGLSQSRLSAMELNPDSITSEQLFALLAMYGLELSVQTRPASAAPTQENW
- a CDS encoding type II toxin-antitoxin system HipA family toxin; the protein is MGRPSHARALSVWTNGLRVGTWRIPSRGDMEFQYDSDWMASPAGRPLSLSLPFGIDDAPLRGERVRNYFDNLLPDSEPIRRRLATRFRTATADAFDLLEAIGRDCVGAAQLLAEDAQPEGFDRIEGTPMSDDEIAEMLARTVTSGGPGAGRDDEYDDFRISLAGAQEKTAFLWHKKKWLRPHGATPTTHIFKLPLGLVGNKRADWTTSVENEWLCLALFRAFGLPAPNADILNFGDQKVLAVERFDRRLHPSKKWILRLPQEDFCQVLGKPSHQRYEADGGPGMIDIAGVLRQSERPEADLETFLSAQILFWMLAAPDGHAKNFSVHLMPGGRYALTPLYDIMSIWPVEGDGGNQWSWHKAKLAMAVAGKNRHYLMKDIQRRNFNAMASRCFYGPDAEPLIGRLIDATPTAIDAVAAALPAGFPGRVAERIFDGLRISAERLAAMSPGV